One genomic region from Arcobacter sp. LA11 encodes:
- a CDS encoding M23 family metallopeptidase gives MKNRLIITVSDVHGTRAFNVHQIAKKLIVGIILFVILVIGGGSWFISELNDRMDSLRIQKEREIELKEKEIDALGEKEKKLQAQNQFYSMQIKGKVQDIEALSSKLDHIEEMIGLKNEEEKKEEITKETLDSINEKMKMYMLTTIPNGAPLESTKVTSNYGYRIHPITKKKKFHRGIDLKAARKTPLYAPADGIVSFVQPKNRGDFGRLIKIQHNFGFETLYAHLNKTNVKVGDIVRKNQLIGLTGNSGRSTAPHLHYELRYGSKLLNPKEFIKWQLGNYDRILKKERRVPWESLVKLINEQHKMVQQ, from the coding sequence ATGAAAAATAGATTAATTATTACTGTTTCAGATGTACATGGCACAAGAGCATTCAATGTACATCAAATAGCGAAAAAATTAATTGTAGGTATTATTTTATTTGTGATACTAGTTATTGGTGGAGGCTCATGGTTTATCTCTGAATTAAATGACAGAATGGATTCTTTACGAATTCAAAAAGAGAGAGAAATAGAGTTAAAAGAGAAAGAAATTGATGCATTAGGTGAAAAAGAGAAAAAACTCCAAGCACAAAATCAATTTTACTCTATGCAAATAAAAGGAAAAGTACAAGATATTGAGGCTCTTAGTTCAAAACTTGATCATATTGAAGAGATGATTGGTCTAAAAAATGAAGAAGAGAAAAAAGAAGAAATAACAAAAGAAACATTAGACTCTATTAATGAGAAAATGAAAATGTATATGTTAACAACAATTCCAAATGGTGCTCCTTTAGAAAGTACAAAAGTTACATCAAATTATGGATATAGAATTCACCCAATTACAAAAAAGAAAAAGTTTCATAGGGGAATTGATTTAAAAGCAGCACGAAAAACACCATTGTATGCCCCAGCAGATGGTATCGTAAGTTTTGTGCAACCTAAAAATAGAGGTGATTTTGGTAGATTGATTAAAATTCAACACAACTTTGGTTTTGAAACACTTTATGCACATTTAAATAAAACAAATGTTAAAGTAGGGGATATTGTTAGGAAAAATCAATTAATTGGATTAACAGGAAATAGTGGAAGAAGTACTGCTCCACACTTACATTATGAGTTAAGATATGGCTCAAAATTATTGAATCCAAAAGAATTTATAAAGTGGCAGCTTGGTAATTATGATAGAATATTAAAAAAAGAGAGGAGAGTACCTTGGGAATCTTTGGTAAAGCTAATAAACGAACAGCACAAAATGGTGCAACAGTAA
- a CDS encoding polymer-forming cytoskeletal protein: protein MGIFGKANKRTAQNGATVIAQGTCIIGGISTEGTVHIDGKFEGVILEADVISIGKTGEVIGDIKANNLIVSGLLDGKIDCNEVQILPHGKVIGNMKYNELIIEEEGKFEGQGVRKGSKLKSRYDEIENKISNILVTPSHQIEHESDT from the coding sequence TTGGGAATCTTTGGTAAAGCTAATAAACGAACAGCACAAAATGGTGCAACAGTAATAGCACAAGGGACTTGTATAATTGGTGGAATAAGCACTGAAGGTACAGTTCATATAGATGGAAAGTTTGAAGGTGTAATTCTTGAAGCTGATGTTATTTCAATTGGTAAAACAGGTGAAGTAATAGGGGATATAAAAGCAAATAATCTAATAGTAAGCGGTCTTTTAGATGGAAAAATAGATTGTAATGAAGTACAAATTTTACCTCATGGTAAAGTTATTGGAAATATGAAATACAATGAGCTTATTATTGAAGAAGAGGGTAAATTTGAAGGCCAAGGTGTTAGAAAAGGTTCTAAACTAAAAAGCCGATATGATGAAATTGAAAATAAAATTAGTAATATCTTAGTAACTCCATCACATCAAATTGAGCATGAATCAGATACATGA
- a CDS encoding lysophospholipid acyltransferase family protein, giving the protein MINVQKEIEKKFPNIAKNPNFLNKSLIKLAKKVVHENSINDFLEKNSHLKGFEFVDAVLDYFNFDYTVSSNNLQNIPSSGKVVIIANHPLGGLDALSLLKLVGTVRSDVKIVANDFLVGIDALKSLFIPIDNYKMRQSKQDIKKVYEALNNEEAIIIFPAGEVSRASAKGIKDPYWNKGFLNFALHSNAPILPIFIGGKNSKTFYTISVINKTFSTLLLSNEMFKKKSTNINMKVGEIIPNEHIKPRGLDKKYIINLYKKHLYSLKRGKKSYFVTQKAIAHPQKKDDLIKELKKSQLIGETGDGKKIYLYDYEDDSVVLKELGRLRELSFRKVGEGINKKRDTDKYDIYYQHIILWDENDLEIVGSYRIGNGDFINKNIGVKGFYSNTLFKYHDKFNPYLKNSIELGRSFVQPKYWGTRALDYLWYGIGAYLKNNPNIKYMFGPVSISGTFPKIAKDMLIFYYSHYFKNEEEMIEAKMPYQYSSHIQDLKGIFDLNDRKKDFKILKSSLNSMGVTVPTLFKQYSDICEEGGVKFLGFNIDPDFSDCVDGFILVDVTKIKANARKRYIGD; this is encoded by the coding sequence ATGATAAATGTGCAAAAAGAGATAGAAAAAAAGTTCCCAAATATTGCTAAAAACCCGAACTTTTTGAATAAATCCCTCATAAAGCTTGCAAAAAAAGTGGTACATGAAAATTCAATCAATGATTTTTTAGAGAAAAATTCACATTTAAAAGGTTTTGAATTTGTAGATGCAGTATTAGATTATTTTAATTTTGATTATACTGTTTCAAGTAATAATTTACAAAACATACCTAGTTCTGGAAAAGTTGTAATCATTGCAAATCACCCTCTAGGTGGTCTGGATGCTTTATCTTTATTAAAATTAGTAGGTACAGTAAGAAGTGATGTAAAGATTGTTGCAAATGATTTTTTAGTTGGTATTGATGCTTTGAAATCCCTTTTTATTCCAATTGATAATTACAAAATGAGACAATCAAAACAAGATATAAAAAAAGTATATGAAGCCTTAAACAATGAAGAAGCTATTATTATATTCCCTGCTGGAGAAGTTAGCAGGGCTTCAGCAAAGGGAATTAAAGACCCTTATTGGAATAAAGGCTTTCTAAATTTTGCATTGCATTCAAATGCTCCAATTTTACCTATTTTCATTGGAGGTAAAAATTCTAAAACATTTTATACTATCTCAGTAATAAATAAAACATTTTCAACTCTTCTGTTATCAAATGAAATGTTCAAGAAAAAATCAACAAATATTAATATGAAAGTAGGAGAGATAATTCCAAATGAGCATATTAAACCAAGAGGATTAGATAAAAAATACATAATCAATTTATATAAAAAACATTTATACTCTTTAAAAAGGGGTAAAAAATCTTATTTTGTCACACAAAAAGCAATTGCCCATCCTCAAAAAAAAGATGATTTAATAAAAGAGTTAAAAAAATCTCAACTTATTGGTGAAACAGGAGATGGGAAAAAAATCTATTTATATGATTATGAAGATGATTCTGTAGTTTTAAAAGAATTAGGTAGATTAAGAGAGTTGTCTTTTAGAAAAGTTGGTGAAGGAATAAATAAAAAAAGAGATACGGACAAATACGACATCTATTATCAACATATTATTCTTTGGGATGAAAATGACTTAGAAATTGTAGGTTCGTATAGAATTGGAAATGGTGACTTTATAAATAAAAATATTGGAGTTAAAGGTTTTTATTCTAATACCTTATTTAAATATCATGATAAATTCAATCCTTATTTAAAAAACTCTATTGAGCTAGGAAGAAGTTTTGTTCAACCTAAATACTGGGGAACTAGAGCTTTAGATTATCTATGGTATGGAATTGGTGCATACTTAAAAAACAATCCAAATATAAAATATATGTTTGGTCCTGTATCTATTTCAGGGACGTTTCCTAAAATTGCAAAAGATATGTTGATATTCTATTATTCTCATTATTTTAAAAATGAAGAAGAGATGATTGAAGCAAAAATGCCATATCAATACTCTTCACATATTCAAGATTTAAAAGGAATTTTTGATTTAAATGATAGAAAAAAAGATTTTAAGATTTTAAAATCAAGTTTAAATAGTATGGGTGTTACAGTTCCAACTTTGTTTAAACAATACTCCGATATTTGTGAAGAAGGCGGCGTAAAATTTTTAGGATTTAATATAGACCCAGACTTTTCTGATTGTGTAGATGGTTTTATATTAGTAGATGTTACAAAAATAAAAGCAAATGCTAGAAAAAGATATATCGGAGATTAA
- a CDS encoding DEAD/DEAH box helicase, with protein MNQIHDRLKELYLQKQKIEIEIKQLESKLQKKENKQLTKDEKIELFKTLFVSREDIFAKKWISKDGTKQGFYPVTQTFKGNDFIPITNKDIELHLRGQIQLASYLINKENKSKYIVFEITQQDKNRLNKAFQELSINALFEYSSYNSILVWVFFKEVIETKKLKKFAEYIIKKSNTRAKIYPNKEFVTNASLGDLIELPLHWKFRDENKTVFFDSKTDKIFENQWEILQNIKKVTQEEVEKYIEFEKVNRTNLIFEDIDFPTFKLAIKVYDYLYIPTENLSKSFINKLKSFATFDNPQIKILLSLRKPLYNTPRVIKNFEEDETYLKLPRGLIYQLEDFFLENSLSFELQNKTFFERVETKKVKFNLRDEQKVAIDRIMENDFCICVAPPGFGKTLIGAKMFELRVCSTLIIVNKNMLLNQWIDRFVDYFGYTKKDIGYLGKGDNKLNGKIDIATMQSLKNNPDIINNYSFVIVDECHHIPAITFEQIVKQFFGKYILGLSATPNRKDGLEPILFQQLGKIAYEYKKKKTFNNKLEIVKTEFISNADNYATLINELCVDKNRNNQIIKYIKRYNDRKILVLTDRIEHINVLEKMLESENFDFVSIHGSMNKKEQTEKMNLVESKELILATTSYFGEGIDFPHLNTIIFATPISYYGRLVQYLGRIGRGNQECLAIDFLDYKNAMLNSAYKKRVEGYKQMHYI; from the coding sequence ATGAATCAGATACATGATAGATTAAAAGAACTTTATCTTCAAAAACAAAAAATTGAAATAGAGATAAAACAACTTGAATCAAAACTTCAAAAAAAAGAGAATAAACAATTAACAAAAGATGAAAAAATAGAGTTATTTAAAACTCTATTTGTTTCAAGAGAAGATATTTTTGCTAAGAAATGGATTAGCAAAGATGGAACTAAACAAGGTTTTTATCCTGTAACACAAACTTTTAAAGGGAATGACTTTATACCTATAACTAATAAAGATATAGAGTTACATTTAAGAGGACAAATACAACTTGCTTCATATTTAATCAATAAAGAAAATAAATCAAAATATATAGTTTTTGAAATTACTCAACAAGATAAAAATAGATTAAATAAAGCTTTTCAAGAATTATCAATAAATGCTCTTTTTGAATATAGTTCATATAACTCCATATTAGTTTGGGTGTTTTTTAAAGAAGTAATAGAAACAAAAAAACTTAAAAAATTTGCAGAATATATAATAAAAAAATCTAATACTCGTGCAAAAATCTATCCGAATAAAGAGTTTGTGACAAATGCAAGTTTAGGTGATTTGATAGAATTACCTTTACATTGGAAATTTAGAGATGAAAATAAAACAGTTTTTTTTGATAGTAAAACAGATAAAATTTTTGAAAATCAATGGGAAATATTACAAAATATAAAAAAAGTTACACAAGAAGAAGTAGAAAAATATATTGAGTTTGAAAAAGTAAATAGAACAAATTTAATATTTGAGGATATTGATTTTCCAACATTTAAATTGGCTATTAAAGTATATGATTATTTATATATTCCTACAGAAAATTTATCAAAATCATTTATAAACAAATTAAAATCATTTGCAACTTTTGATAACCCTCAAATTAAAATTTTATTAAGTCTTCGTAAACCTTTATATAATACTCCAAGAGTTATTAAGAATTTTGAAGAAGATGAAACATATTTAAAATTACCACGAGGATTAATATATCAATTGGAAGATTTCTTTTTAGAAAATAGTCTCTCTTTTGAACTTCAAAATAAAACTTTTTTTGAGCGAGTAGAAACTAAAAAGGTAAAATTTAATCTTCGAGATGAACAAAAAGTTGCTATAGATAGAATTATGGAAAATGATTTTTGTATCTGTGTTGCACCACCTGGGTTTGGAAAAACTTTAATTGGTGCAAAAATGTTTGAATTAAGGGTTTGTTCTACTTTAATAATAGTAAATAAAAATATGCTTTTAAATCAATGGATAGATAGGTTTGTTGATTATTTTGGATATACGAAAAAAGATATTGGTTATTTAGGAAAAGGTGATAATAAATTAAATGGTAAAATAGATATTGCAACAATGCAAAGTTTAAAAAATAATCCTGATATAATAAATAATTATTCTTTTGTAATAGTAGATGAGTGTCATCATATTCCTGCAATAACGTTTGAGCAGATAGTAAAACAGTTTTTTGGTAAATATATTCTAGGATTAAGTGCAACTCCTAATAGAAAAGATGGTTTAGAGCCAATCCTTTTCCAACAATTAGGAAAAATTGCTTATGAATATAAAAAGAAAAAAACGTTTAACAATAAATTGGAAATTGTAAAAACAGAGTTTATAAGTAACGCAGATAATTATGCGACACTAATTAATGAACTTTGTGTTGATAAAAATAGAAATAATCAAATAATAAAATATATTAAACGTTATAATGACAGGAAAATTTTAGTTTTAACCGATAGAATTGAACATATAAATGTTTTAGAAAAAATGTTAGAGAGTGAAAACTTTGATTTTGTTTCTATTCATGGAAGTATGAATAAAAAAGAACAAACAGAAAAGATGAATTTGGTTGAAAGTAAAGAGCTAATTTTAGCTACAACTTCATATTTTGGTGAGGGTATAGATTTTCCACACTTAAATACAATTATTTTTGCGACACCAATTTCATATTATGGAAGATTAGTTCAATATTTAGGAAGAATAGGCAGGGGAAATCAAGAGTGTTTAGCAATTGATTTTCTTGATTATAAAAATGCAATGCTAAATTCAGCTTACAAAAAAAGAGTTGAAGGTTATAAGCAGATGCATTATATTTAA
- a CDS encoding cation:proton antiporter yields MLGIIVWTLLIAIVVNLLLKRFHLPTIIGYIFTGTIIAYTFGLHSAVHNHELKEIAEFGVVFLMFTIGLEFSIEHLKKMRMEVFFTGSLQILVTTVFVVTICTLVIGFDFKTSLIIGAALSLSSTAIVLKTYNETNDIKKRHGQRVLGILIMQDIAVIPILLMISFFTMGDEKSVFSLILETTIAAIILIALLYVSGKYLLEPFFEHVTRSKSDELFVASVLLIAVGASYLAHYFGFTYSLGAFVAGMMISETKFKHQVEADLTPFRNLLLGVFFITVGMQIDFIVIAENIFMILLLLPILLILKYIIIYSLVRIDDTKRVAFKTALSLVQIGEFSLAILELARSNDLVDPTHSQILIVTIVISMILTPIVLKNISPLAAKLVPEDKMNVTSNHNIEKDTKGHIVVLGFGHLGQEIAHNLRLDGHEYVIIEHNLKYFEMGFKADEPIIFGNAAHKHILESVNIKDACAVIVAIDNQEKVHLICEVIDDLTHNTKTIVKVTRFSEKEELKSLHLEHIIVEDDIVARALVDETKECMLDFEREKEKINQS; encoded by the coding sequence ATGTTAGGAATTATAGTTTGGACTTTGCTTATTGCGATAGTTGTTAATCTCTTATTAAAAAGATTTCATTTACCTACGATTATTGGTTATATATTTACTGGAACCATTATTGCTTATACTTTTGGTTTACATAGTGCTGTTCATAATCATGAGTTAAAAGAAATCGCTGAATTTGGTGTTGTTTTTCTGATGTTTACAATTGGATTAGAGTTTTCAATTGAGCATCTTAAGAAAATGAGAATGGAAGTATTTTTTACAGGAAGTTTACAAATTTTAGTGACTACAGTTTTTGTAGTAACAATTTGTACTCTTGTAATAGGTTTTGATTTTAAAACTTCATTGATAATTGGTGCTGCTTTATCTTTATCTTCAACTGCAATTGTTTTGAAAACTTATAATGAAACAAATGATATTAAGAAAAGACATGGGCAAAGAGTTCTTGGTATTTTGATTATGCAAGATATTGCAGTAATCCCAATATTACTTATGATATCGTTCTTTACAATGGGTGATGAAAAAAGTGTATTCAGTCTAATTCTTGAAACTACAATTGCAGCTATTATATTAATAGCACTTTTATATGTTTCTGGAAAATATCTATTAGAACCTTTCTTTGAACATGTTACACGTTCAAAGTCTGATGAATTATTTGTAGCTTCAGTACTTTTAATAGCTGTTGGTGCATCATATTTGGCTCATTATTTTGGATTTACATATTCACTTGGAGCTTTTGTTGCCGGTATGATGATTAGTGAAACAAAATTTAAACATCAAGTTGAGGCTGACTTAACCCCTTTTAGGAATTTATTACTAGGTGTCTTTTTTATAACAGTTGGTATGCAAATAGATTTTATTGTTATTGCAGAAAATATTTTTATGATATTATTGCTTTTACCAATCCTTTTAATTTTAAAATATATTATAATTTATAGTTTAGTAAGAATTGATGATACAAAAAGAGTTGCTTTTAAAACTGCGCTGTCTTTAGTTCAAATTGGGGAGTTTTCACTTGCAATTTTAGAACTTGCTAGAAGTAATGATCTTGTAGATCCTACTCATTCTCAAATTTTAATAGTAACAATAGTAATATCAATGATATTAACTCCTATTGTACTTAAAAATATCTCTCCTCTTGCGGCAAAATTAGTCCCTGAAGATAAAATGAATGTTACAAGTAATCATAATATAGAAAAGGATACAAAAGGACATATTGTTGTTCTTGGGTTTGGACATTTAGGACAAGAAATTGCACATAATCTTAGACTCGATGGACATGAGTATGTAATTATTGAACATAATTTAAAATATTTTGAAATGGGATTTAAAGCTGATGAGCCTATAATTTTTGGAAATGCAGCCCATAAGCATATATTAGAATCTGTAAATATTAAAGATGCTTGTGCAGTTATAGTTGCCATTGATAATCAAGAAAAAGTACATTTAATTTGTGAAGTAATAGATGACTTAACTCATAATACAAAGACTATAGTAAAAGTAACTAGATTTTCTGAAAAAGAAGAATTGAAATCTCTTCATCTTGAACATATAATTGTTGAAGATGATATCGTTGCACGTGCCCTTGTTGATGAAACAAAAGAGTGTATGTTAGATTTTGAAAGAGAAAAAGAAAAGATAAATCAGAGTTAA
- a CDS encoding folylpolyglutamate synthase/dihydrofolate synthase family protein encodes MIDFKSASLEKLLNHKTMYYDKIDFSIVKKSWDILSSNIKIPYVIHIVGTNGKGSTGRFLSHYLVKKSFKTLHYSSPHILKFNERIWINGKDSSDDELNFAHKKIQKLLDIGLLEKLTYFEYTTLLAIVLSDGLDYLVLEAGLGGEFDATNVVPNNLSLITTIDLDHQSFLGNTVEKIARTKMRSVDNKMLLGYQIHEEVLKTAEIVKEELKKEFNKEIIIQNVKVFDKYKLNKKFALYLKTNLHLVIECLKELNIEIDLELFDDVELFGRCQRIKKNITIDVGHNPLAASVLLKEFEDKKIHLVYNSYQDKDYEKVLNILKPIIKQITILDIDDKRIVDKNNLLDICKSLNIIITKLEKINENEEYLVFGSFLVVEKFIKDMGIDEK; translated from the coding sequence ATGATAGATTTTAAAAGTGCTTCTTTAGAGAAATTATTAAATCATAAGACAATGTATTATGATAAAATTGATTTCTCTATAGTTAAAAAATCATGGGATATTCTCTCTTCAAATATTAAAATTCCATATGTAATACATATTGTAGGAACAAATGGAAAAGGAAGTACGGGAAGATTTTTGTCTCATTATTTAGTAAAAAAATCTTTTAAGACTCTACATTATAGTTCTCCTCATATTTTAAAATTTAATGAAAGAATTTGGATAAATGGAAAAGATTCAAGTGATGATGAATTAAATTTTGCACATAAAAAGATTCAAAAATTATTAGATATAGGGCTTTTAGAAAAGCTAACATATTTTGAGTATACAACACTACTTGCGATAGTTTTGTCAGATGGATTAGATTATTTAGTTTTAGAAGCAGGACTTGGTGGAGAGTTTGATGCAACAAATGTTGTACCAAATAATCTTTCTCTTATTACAACTATAGATCTAGATCATCAAAGCTTTTTAGGAAATACTGTAGAAAAAATTGCTAGAACAAAAATGCGTTCAGTGGATAATAAAATGCTTCTTGGTTATCAAATTCATGAGGAAGTTTTAAAAACAGCAGAAATTGTAAAAGAAGAATTAAAAAAAGAATTCAATAAAGAAATAATTATACAAAATGTAAAAGTATTTGATAAATATAAATTAAATAAGAAATTTGCATTATATTTGAAAACTAATTTACATTTAGTAATTGAGTGTTTAAAAGAGTTAAATATCGAAATAGATTTAGAATTATTTGATGATGTTGAGCTTTTTGGTAGATGTCAAAGAATTAAAAAGAATATTACTATCGATGTTGGGCACAACCCTTTGGCAGCTTCTGTTTTACTGAAAGAGTTTGAGGATAAAAAAATACATTTGGTTTATAATTCGTATCAAGATAAAGATTATGAAAAGGTTTTAAATATTTTAAAACCTATTATTAAACAAATAACAATCTTAGATATTGATGATAAAAGAATAGTAGATAAAAATAATTTATTAGATATTTGTAAAAGTTTAAATATAATAATAACTAAATTAGAAAAAATTAATGAAAATGAAGAATATTTAGTATTTGGTTCATTTTTAGTTGTAGAAAAATTTATAAAAGATATGGGGATTGATGAAAAATAG